Proteins from a genomic interval of Pseudodesulfovibrio nedwellii:
- a CDS encoding diguanylate cyclase regulator RdcB family protein — MPGLHQKIVLDVVNSINVAQDVERVQSNRSRIRHRLMDSITGAGGRRQNAINENHTEAIRGLFDFAVELTKSIELTNSVTTQINKQLVEVHKNIKDLALGVCEINDRLEQFIGWSEQRIGQLEERLKETSIEHSAHTHLERAFAKWAAGRLNQYSPITQLYLVIDDLYWGDFGELCKRYPDSQACKNNIGHAQDKLLIQLHTIMETESQIELPKWVTGSHNIPPKEQQSLSYMGDWATKHLHFPRTATNISGSPTVGVPLQFDCAFAVTRMWKQSMEIRLNDKIN, encoded by the coding sequence ATGCCTGGCCTGCACCAGAAAATCGTTCTTGATGTGGTTAACAGCATTAACGTTGCGCAAGATGTTGAACGGGTCCAGAGCAACCGTAGTAGGATACGTCATCGGCTTATGGATTCGATTACAGGAGCTGGGGGCAGACGGCAAAACGCGATTAATGAAAATCACACCGAAGCCATACGCGGACTTTTTGACTTTGCTGTTGAACTGACGAAGTCAATTGAGCTCACCAACTCTGTGACGACTCAAATAAACAAACAACTTGTTGAGGTTCACAAAAACATCAAAGACCTAGCCCTAGGCGTCTGTGAAATTAATGACAGGCTTGAACAGTTTATAGGCTGGAGCGAGCAACGAATTGGTCAACTTGAAGAAAGACTTAAAGAGACTTCCATTGAACATTCTGCTCACACTCATCTTGAACGGGCTTTCGCCAAATGGGCTGCCGGACGTTTAAATCAGTATTCACCGATAACTCAACTTTATCTGGTTATTGACGATTTGTACTGGGGAGATTTTGGCGAATTGTGCAAAAGATACCCGGACTCACAGGCCTGCAAGAACAACATAGGGCATGCTCAGGACAAGTTGCTAATCCAACTCCATACAATTATGGAAACCGAAAGCCAAATCGAACTACCAAAGTGGGTTACAGGTAGTCACAACATCCCTCCAAAAGAGCAACAGTCGCTTAGTTACATGGGAGACTGGGCAACTAAACACCTGCATTTTCCTCGAACTGCGACAAATATTTCTGGGTCGCCGACGGTAGGTGTTCCCCTTCAATTTGATTGCGCATTCGCTGTGACTAGGATGTGGAAGCAATCCATGGAGATACGCTTGAATGACAAAATCAACTAA
- a CDS encoding patatin-like phospholipase family protein: MTKSTKFGLVLSGGGAKGAYQAGVIKALAELNITIDIVSGASIGALNGAMVACAPDLEEAAVRLKELWKKIGEDSPLTLNKSALLKLLLPLTSIVGNTSPLGAVSNFLAFFPSADREVDLLSNSPIKNILEQNISVELLKKGLPLYVSVYPSSGNLQTLIEALAASMSVVDTDKSHFYHVQSLPHEEQIKALLASSALPGLLPAQKINDQQYHDGGIGGWRSTQGNTPITPLIEAGCTHAIVTHLRDGSMWRRQDFPELNVIEIRPRSSIQRGSVIPDVLGFDPSKVSSWIEQGYEDTHLSLAPMIKGTNAINSLTASQQALLDSHQATQEPSAAKNSAMDKFKRRVGASKAKGLHPLQGSTKTLEE, from the coding sequence ATGACAAAATCAACTAAATTTGGTCTAGTTCTCTCCGGCGGAGGTGCAAAAGGCGCTTACCAAGCAGGAGTTATAAAGGCTCTCGCCGAGTTAAACATCACTATTGATATTGTATCAGGAGCGAGCATCGGAGCTTTGAACGGAGCCATGGTTGCCTGTGCTCCAGATTTAGAGGAAGCAGCCGTTCGTTTAAAAGAGCTCTGGAAAAAGATAGGAGAAGACTCGCCGCTAACTCTTAACAAGTCTGCGCTTTTGAAGCTCTTACTTCCACTCACTTCGATAGTTGGAAATACAAGCCCATTAGGAGCTGTGTCCAATTTCTTAGCTTTCTTTCCTAGCGCAGATCGCGAAGTCGACTTGCTCAGCAACTCTCCCATTAAGAACATTCTAGAACAAAACATTAGTGTCGAATTGCTCAAAAAGGGACTTCCTCTTTATGTTTCTGTTTATCCCAGTTCTGGTAATCTCCAGACTCTTATTGAAGCACTGGCTGCATCGATGAGTGTTGTGGATACGGACAAATCGCATTTTTATCATGTGCAAAGCCTACCACATGAAGAGCAGATAAAAGCACTTTTAGCGTCATCTGCTCTCCCTGGCCTCCTTCCTGCACAAAAGATCAATGATCAACAGTACCATGATGGCGGAATCGGCGGCTGGAGGTCCACACAAGGAAATACGCCGATTACTCCTCTAATTGAAGCCGGGTGTACCCACGCCATAGTAACCCACCTTCGAGACGGCTCTATGTGGCGACGGCAAGATTTCCCAGAATTAAATGTGATAGAAATACGCCCCCGAAGCAGCATCCAACGCGGAAGTGTCATCCCAGATGTGCTGGGATTTGATCCAAGCAAAGTTTCTTCGTGGATTGAACAAGGATATGAAGACACTCATTTAAGCTTGGCCCCAATGATAAAGGGAACAAATGCGATTAACTCTCTGACTGCTTCTCAACAGGCTCTTCTTGACTCTCACCAAGCTACTCAGGAACCTTCTGCAGCCAAAAATAGTGCAATGGACAAATTTAAACGCCGTGTTGGGGCGTCTAAAGCTAAAGGCCTTCATCCCTTGCAAGGGAGTACAAAGACTCTTGAAGAGTAG